The Hyphomicrobium sp. MC1 genome window below encodes:
- a CDS encoding DUF302 domain-containing protein, with amino-acid sequence MVEGLITLQSSHGPKETADRLAATASSHGMTVFARIDHEAGATAAGLDLRPTEVLFFGNPKAGTVLMQSEQTIGLDLPLKALVWQDERSATWISYQDLVWLAKRYDLPPAIQPTVEKMCSLIKVVVEEAAG; translated from the coding sequence ATGGTCGAAGGATTGATCACTCTCCAAAGCTCCCATGGTCCAAAGGAGACGGCCGACCGGCTGGCGGCGACCGCGTCCAGCCACGGCATGACGGTTTTTGCACGCATAGACCATGAAGCGGGCGCAACGGCAGCCGGCCTCGATCTCCGACCGACAGAAGTGCTATTCTTCGGAAACCCGAAGGCGGGCACCGTGCTTATGCAAAGTGAGCAGACCATCGGCTTGGACCTGCCTCTGAAGGCGTTGGTCTGGCAGGACGAGCGCTCCGCGACATGGATTTCGTATCAGGATTTAGTCTGGCTCGCGAAAAGATATGACCTTCCGCCCGCCATTCAGCCAACCGTAGAAAAAATGTGCTCATTGATTAAAGTCGTCGTCGAGGAGGCTGCTGGATGA
- a CDS encoding YoaK family protein codes for MMPRLMTLPAVPAVLSITAGYVDTSSFLALSGLFTSHVTGNFVTLGASLAQGSSDTIAKILALPLFCAVVFATRLLRFQLEKSGLPILGIWLTLQFILMTIAGVLAVRYGPFPDADTVPAVAVGLILVVAMAIQNAFHRIHLANYPPTTIMTGTTTQAMLDLADLVHGVSVDKKPAVTARVTNLLNGIVAFALGCAAAAVTYAHVKEWVFIGAPIFAAMTIGFYIREKSIGARSGSA; via the coding sequence ATGATGCCGCGCCTTATGACGCTGCCGGCCGTGCCGGCCGTATTGAGTATTACGGCTGGCTACGTCGATACGTCGAGCTTTCTCGCTTTGAGTGGGCTCTTCACTTCACATGTAACGGGAAACTTCGTGACGCTCGGGGCATCGCTTGCCCAGGGTTCATCGGATACAATTGCCAAGATATTAGCACTGCCGCTTTTCTGCGCGGTGGTGTTTGCGACGCGACTACTGCGTTTCCAGCTTGAGAAAAGCGGCCTGCCGATTCTCGGCATCTGGCTTACGCTTCAATTCATTTTGATGACGATTGCCGGCGTGCTTGCCGTTCGCTACGGCCCCTTCCCCGATGCGGATACGGTTCCCGCCGTCGCTGTCGGTCTTATTCTGGTCGTGGCGATGGCCATTCAAAATGCGTTCCATCGCATTCACCTTGCGAACTATCCGCCGACGACCATCATGACCGGGACGACAACGCAGGCGATGCTCGATCTTGCCGATCTCGTTCATGGCGTGTCCGTCGATAAGAAGCCAGCCGTGACGGCACGGGTCACCAACTTGCTCAACGGCATCGTGGCCTTCGCGCTCGGTTGCGCAGCCGCTGCCGTGACTTATGCTCACGTCAAAGAGTGGGTTTTCATCGGCGCTCCAATTTTCGCAGCGATGACGATCGGCTTCTATATTCGGGAAAAGTCTATCGGCGCGCGATCTGGGTCGGCATGA
- a CDS encoding SDR family oxidoreductase — MSNSKGTALVTGASSGIGAVYADRLAKRGYDLLLVARDAQRLEALAQRIKSETGRSVEVAAADLTSKTDLAAITKRLQEDKAITLLLNNAGIGYNGAMANADLALTDRLIDLNITAVTHLASAAAANFSGKKSGTLINVSSVLALAPEIASAVYCASKAYVLNLSLTLNTELSDAGVRVQAVLPGATRTEIWERAGIDVNKYPPEMIMDVEPMVDAALAGLDLGELVTIPALPNIKDWNDLNAARLALRPNLSLSKPAPRYTEAHAHA; from the coding sequence ATGTCGAATTCTAAGGGAACGGCCCTTGTCACCGGCGCCTCATCGGGCATCGGCGCTGTGTACGCCGATCGGCTTGCCAAGCGTGGGTATGATTTACTGCTCGTGGCACGGGATGCACAGCGGCTCGAAGCACTTGCCCAACGTATCAAATCCGAAACTGGCAGGTCGGTCGAGGTCGCCGCTGCCGACCTGACTTCGAAGACCGATCTCGCCGCTATCACCAAGCGGTTGCAGGAAGACAAAGCGATAACGCTTCTGCTGAACAATGCGGGCATAGGCTACAACGGCGCCATGGCTAATGCCGACCTCGCCCTCACCGACCGGCTGATTGATCTGAACATCACTGCGGTGACGCATTTGGCGTCGGCTGCCGCTGCCAACTTCTCCGGAAAAAAGTCGGGCACTCTCATCAACGTATCATCGGTCCTGGCTCTTGCGCCTGAAATCGCCAGCGCCGTCTACTGCGCTTCGAAAGCCTACGTTCTGAATCTGTCCCTCACGCTCAATACTGAGCTATCGGATGCCGGCGTGCGCGTTCAAGCCGTCCTTCCCGGCGCGACGCGAACGGAAATCTGGGAACGTGCAGGCATCGACGTCAACAAATATCCGCCGGAAATGATCATGGACGTCGAGCCGATGGTCGATGCGGCGCTCGCAGGCTTGGACCTCGGCGAATTGGTCACGATCCCGGCGCTACCAAACATCAAGGACTGGAACGATCTCAATGCCGCGCGTCTGGCGCTTCGTCCCAATCTCTCCCTTAGCAAGCCGGCGCCGCGCTACACGGAAGCCCACGCCCACGCTTGA
- a CDS encoding TetR/AcrR family transcriptional regulator, which translates to MPRVSRKEADQHREDVLNAASKLFLEYGIDGVSVPAVMAEAGLTHGGFYGHFDSKEALVAEACERAFKERRSIYDGIEQRNGADKKSARVEFIKRYTTKAHRDAIGLGCPAAAMCGDMARENPKGQIRTAFAAGFNVMVERLTPLLSRKRKDKAAAREDALAQIAMLVGAVVLSRSTKGSPVSDEIMQAVRDALLDT; encoded by the coding sequence ATGCCGCGAGTATCGCGCAAGGAAGCAGATCAACACCGCGAAGACGTGCTCAATGCAGCATCGAAGCTCTTTCTTGAGTACGGCATCGACGGTGTGAGCGTTCCCGCCGTCATGGCGGAAGCCGGCCTGACACACGGCGGATTTTACGGTCATTTCGATTCGAAAGAGGCGCTCGTCGCCGAGGCCTGTGAACGCGCGTTTAAAGAGCGCCGCAGCATTTACGACGGGATCGAGCAACGCAACGGCGCCGATAAAAAATCAGCGCGAGTGGAATTTATCAAACGCTACACGACGAAAGCACACCGCGACGCCATCGGCCTCGGTTGTCCGGCCGCCGCCATGTGCGGAGACATGGCACGCGAAAACCCCAAAGGCCAGATCAGAACGGCATTTGCCGCCGGTTTTAACGTGATGGTCGAGCGGTTGACACCGCTTCTGTCACGCAAAAGGAAGGACAAAGCCGCCGCGCGCGAAGATGCTTTAGCACAGATCGCCATGCTCGTCGGGGCAGTGGTTCTATCGCGATCGACGAAGGGCTCGCCCGTCTCCGACGAGATTATGCAGGCGGTGCGGGACGCCCTATTGGACACCTGA
- a CDS encoding PaaI family thioesterase, translating to MKTGIVSPHVAAAMSGLDFLVALRDGALIAPPFSRATGILPKEIEIGRIVFEGTPTEQFYNPMGTVHGGWIATLLDTAMACAIQSMLPAGQSYTTLELKTNFVRPVFASTGVLRCEGVVLSLGGRIASSEGKAFDKEGNLVAHGTETCLVMGQRNGASTHA from the coding sequence ATGAAGACCGGGATTGTGTCGCCCCATGTTGCGGCAGCGATGTCAGGATTGGATTTTCTTGTTGCGCTGCGGGATGGTGCGCTTATCGCGCCGCCATTCAGCCGCGCGACCGGAATTTTGCCGAAAGAGATTGAGATCGGCCGTATCGTTTTCGAAGGGACGCCAACTGAGCAATTTTATAACCCGATGGGGACGGTTCACGGTGGCTGGATTGCAACCCTTCTCGACACCGCAATGGCGTGTGCTATTCAATCCATGTTGCCCGCCGGACAATCGTATACGACGCTGGAACTCAAGACCAATTTCGTGCGTCCAGTTTTTGCCTCGACGGGTGTCCTGCGGTGTGAAGGCGTCGTGCTTTCGCTCGGCGGTCGCATTGCGAGTTCGGAAGGGAAGGCTTTCGACAAGGAAGGGAACCTTGTCGCTCACGGGACAGAGACATGCTTGGTCATGGGCCAACGCAACGGCGCGTCGACCCACGCTTAG
- a CDS encoding Dps family protein, translating to MKADTTKSRRKAPLDTPSHFSDNAIKDISASLSALLADFFALYIKTKNFHWHMSGPNFRSYHLLLDDQSEQIFAATDDIAERARKLGGTTIRSIGQINSQKRILDNDADFVSPNDMLAELRDDNLQLADEMRQLHDLCDEHGDVATASLLENWIDEAERRVWFLFESTRNIPHEA from the coding sequence ATGAAAGCGGATACGACCAAATCCCGGCGTAAGGCTCCACTCGATACGCCGTCGCACTTCTCTGACAACGCCATCAAGGATATCTCCGCGTCGCTCTCGGCGCTGCTCGCCGACTTCTTCGCGCTCTACATCAAGACGAAGAACTTCCACTGGCATATGTCCGGCCCGAATTTCCGGAGCTACCATTTGCTTCTCGACGATCAGAGCGAGCAGATTTTTGCGGCGACGGACGATATCGCTGAACGCGCCCGCAAACTCGGCGGTACGACGATCCGCTCCATCGGCCAGATCAACAGCCAAAAGCGCATTCTCGACAACGACGCCGATTTCGTTTCGCCGAACGATATGCTGGCAGAGCTTCGCGACGACAATCTGCAGCTGGCGGACGAAATGCGCCAGCTCCACGATCTCTGCGACGAGCATGGTGATGTCGCTACGGCGAGCCTTCTCGAAAACTGGATCGACGAAGCCGAACGCCGCGTGTGGTTCCTCTTCGAATCGACCCGGAATATTCCGCACGAAGCGTAA
- a CDS encoding acetyl-CoA C-acyltransferase, whose product MRQDPIVIVSAVRTPLGRFLGDLAPLQASELGAHAIRAALERAKLAPEKVDEVLFGNVLTAGQGQAPARQAARAAGLPDATGATTVNKVCGSGMKATFLAHDLLAAGSADIVVSGGMESMSNAPYLLQRARAGFRVGHGQVLDHMLLDGLEDAYEKGRSMGDFGEATAEAYQFTRADQDAFAVETLTRARSAIQSGAFKAEIAPIRIATKEGEKVVVDDENPLKVSPEKVPKLKPAFRPNGTITAASSSANADGAAALVLTRRSLAERERLPILAEIRAHATHSQEPAWFTTAPIPAIRKALAKAGWEAGDVDLYEINEAFAAVAMAAQKDLSIARDKLNVNGGACALGHPIGATGARLIVTLLHALERQGATKGIASACIGGGEATAIAIERVGH is encoded by the coding sequence ATGCGTCAGGACCCGATTGTCATCGTATCTGCGGTTAGGACGCCTCTCGGGCGGTTTCTGGGCGATCTTGCCCCGCTCCAGGCTTCGGAACTCGGCGCGCACGCCATCCGGGCCGCACTGGAACGGGCTAAGCTGGCGCCAGAGAAAGTGGACGAGGTTCTTTTCGGTAATGTGCTGACGGCGGGACAGGGGCAGGCGCCGGCACGGCAGGCCGCACGCGCTGCCGGACTGCCCGATGCGACGGGTGCGACGACCGTAAACAAGGTTTGTGGGTCAGGCATGAAAGCCACGTTTCTCGCCCACGATCTGCTCGCCGCGGGCTCGGCTGATATCGTCGTCTCGGGCGGCATGGAATCGATGTCGAACGCGCCGTATCTGCTGCAGAGGGCCCGTGCGGGTTTTCGCGTCGGGCACGGACAGGTGCTCGATCACATGCTACTCGACGGCCTCGAAGATGCTTACGAAAAAGGCCGCAGCATGGGCGATTTCGGCGAGGCAACGGCTGAGGCCTATCAGTTCACGCGGGCGGATCAGGATGCGTTCGCAGTCGAGACACTGACGCGCGCGCGCTCCGCTATTCAGTCCGGAGCATTCAAAGCCGAGATTGCTCCGATCCGCATCGCGACCAAAGAGGGCGAGAAGGTCGTGGTCGATGACGAGAACCCGCTCAAGGTCTCACCGGAGAAAGTTCCGAAGCTGAAACCAGCGTTCCGGCCGAACGGCACGATAACCGCGGCCAGCTCGTCGGCAAACGCCGATGGGGCGGCAGCTCTGGTTCTAACGCGCCGCTCGCTTGCAGAGCGCGAAAGACTACCGATTCTTGCAGAGATCCGCGCACACGCCACGCACAGTCAGGAGCCGGCCTGGTTCACGACCGCGCCAATTCCCGCCATTCGCAAAGCCTTGGCAAAGGCGGGGTGGGAGGCTGGGGACGTCGATCTTTACGAGATCAATGAAGCGTTCGCGGCGGTCGCGATGGCCGCGCAGAAGGATCTTTCGATCGCGCGCGATAAGCTCAACGTCAATGGCGGCGCGTGTGCACTCGGACACCCGATCGGTGCAACGGGCGCGCGGTTGATCGTGACTCTGCTGCACGCGCTTGAGCGGCAGGGAGCGACGAAAGGGATCGCGTCGGCTTGTATCGGCGGTGGCGAAGCGACCGCAATCGCTATCGAGCGCGTTGGGCATTGA